The Effusibacillus pohliae DSM 22757 genome segment CACCCAGGCGAACATTGCCGGCGCGGCCGTGTGGTCCAATCTGACTCCCAATTCCGTGGTACTGACCACTTTGCCGCTGTTTCATGTCACAGGCATGCAGCACAGCATGAACGCGCCGATTTTTGCCGGCAGCAGCATGGTGGTGATGACGCGCTGGAACCGGGAAACGGCCGCGCAGCTGATTGAACGGTTTGGCTGTACCCACTGGACGAACATCAGCACGATGGTGGTGGACTTCCTCTCAAATCCCAATCTCGCCAACTACAATTTGTCCACCCTGGAAGCGGTGGGCGGCGGAGGGGCGCCGCTGCCGGAAGCGGTCGGCGAAAAGCTGTACCAACTGACAGGCGTCCGTTACTTCGAAGGATACGGGTTGAGCGAAACCATCTCGCAAACACACTTTAACCCGCCTGACCGGCCCAAACTGCAATGCATGGGCATTCCCTCGTTTGACGTGGATGCCCGCGTTGTAGACCCGGAAACGCTGCGGGAACTGGGACCCGGCGAGCAGGGGGAAGTGATCGTGCACGGGCCGCAGGTGTTCAAAGGGTATTGGAAGCGTCCGGAAGAGACGGAAAAATCGTTTGTCACCATCGACGGGAAAAGGTTCTTCCGGACAGGGGACATCGCCCAATATGACGAGGAAGGGTATTATTTTATGGTCGACCGCGTCAAGCGGATGATCAACGCGGCGGGATACAAAGTGTGGCCGACGGAAGTCGAGTCGATTTTGTACAAACACCCTGCCGTTCAGCAGGCGTGCGTGATTGGAGTTCCGGATGAGCGGCGGGGGGAAACGGTCAAGGCGTTCATCGTACTGCATGAGAAGGACCGCGGCAAAGTGACCGAGCAGGACATTATTGAATGGTCGAAACAGCGGATGGCCGCCTACAAGTATCCCCGAATCGTAGAGTTCCTCGACCAGCTGCCGATGTCAGGCAGCGGCAAAATTCTCTGGCGGAAACTGCAGGAAGCGGAACTGGCGAAAATGAAAGAGGCCTGAACGGCATCCCGGAACGACATCCAGACTCCGCACCTTTGCAGG includes the following:
- a CDS encoding long-chain fatty acid--CoA ligase, which produces MNARHFSFWPKRIPKSLTVPQTSVYDNLEVTARRYPAKTAVHYYGADISYRQLVEEVNLLAGFMQNRLGVAKGDRVLLYMQNSPQFMIAFYAILRANAVVVPINPMLVTEELAFYIQDAEAKVAIVGQELLERIAPLRQATGLQDIILAAYSDYAPADSDFLLPPEVGAPRLTVDDPFITCWRQALACGLLPGPHTTGAHDLAVLPYTSGTTGTPKGCMHTHCSTQANIAGAAVWSNLTPNSVVLTTLPLFHVTGMQHSMNAPIFAGSSMVVMTRWNRETAAQLIERFGCTHWTNISTMVVDFLSNPNLANYNLSTLEAVGGGGAPLPEAVGEKLYQLTGVRYFEGYGLSETISQTHFNPPDRPKLQCMGIPSFDVDARVVDPETLRELGPGEQGEVIVHGPQVFKGYWKRPEETEKSFVTIDGKRFFRTGDIAQYDEEGYYFMVDRVKRMINAAGYKVWPTEVESILYKHPAVQQACVIGVPDERRGETVKAFIVLHEKDRGKVTEQDIIEWSKQRMAAYKYPRIVEFLDQLPMSGSGKILWRKLQEAELAKMKEA